The region ATTATATTGTGTCAACTCAAGACAATACTTTAATTCATGTCACAGTTTATGTAGGTAGATATATAAGTACTATGGTAGCCCAATACAAGGTGTCTCAGAGAATAATTGACAAAAAATGATGTATAAAGAAATTTTGGACATTAAATTATTTATCTCCTAATTTTACTGGTTTAATTGGGCTCCGCAATTACTTATTTTATTCGGCATAATTGATAGGGTTAAATTGATAGGAAAATTAGGAAGAGACTGAATTCTACCAAATGTAATGGATCAACCCTTTCAAATAAAAAGTTGGTACAATGACAATTAATGCTTATAATATCATATTCAAATAAACCTAAAAAGTCATAAGCTTTATGTGTTGTAGACtatcaaaataattatttaaccTGCAATTAATTTCTGATGTGGGTATTTCAATATGCATCATAAAATTCTTATTTCACAGATCCAAATAAATTGGACATTAcagaatataaataaataaatgtgatTTTTGATTTCTGctgtttataattatttttccaGACTTAGTAACCGGAATTACCGATGAGGACGCGCCACAAAATGGAAAAGAAGGACATTTCAGTAATTTCGAGGAGACATTTCCTATAAATAGGCTCTTCTTCTACCTGAACATATTTTCTCCAATTCAACCAGCAGCTGTTGCAGTTCTGAAATCTTCGCCGCTTCCTCAGGCGAAATCCCTACCTGAATCAGCGCCGGATCGGGCTCGGGTACGTTGAATTTCTTCATATGTTGCGCTTCTACGTCGGATGGAATTTTCTGCAATTTGTTTGGTTTAATTGCGTGaattttgtgagatttggaaaaaaaaatcgagAATTTTGGCGGGGCTATTGTTGATGGAGGTTAATCACGCAGGTTTTATGGATTTAAATGCTGTATTTGCTTGTATTTTATGAGTTTCTGTAAATTGTATGATTGCTTTAATATTAAAGGTGattcttttttccttttgttttttcTCTTGGAAGTAGAATCCGTGAATTATCTACGGTTTACCTATCCTTTTTTCCATCATTTTTAGACTTTTTAATGTTCGTACgtggagatgagagaattttTAAGCTCGAAGCGTAACAGCTTTTAATCCGAGGTTTATATGGTGTTTGCTTTTGTTGAAGGTAAAACCGATTTAATTTGTTGGATCtgtgattttgttttataatGCGTGGAGCTTTCAATAAATCAAAGGGTAATTTGTCATAGATTTTGAGTGATCTCGATggtaataattaaaattttgttgaattttctTCGATGTTTAGGGTTTAATGGAGGTTAGATTGTTTCATACGTTTATTCAAAGTTATCTAATAAGTTTCATATTGGTTTCGGGCTAATGATGAAGAAATATGTTATGTAGTGACATTTCGTGATTTccgttcataaaaaaaatactattaacGAACGCAAAAACCTTTGAATTGAATAGGAAGCAGTTTCGGCGCGCAGAGGAACAGATTTGTAGTAGTTTTTTAGATTTCTCAGAATGCCAAAAGATAGGAGGGTGAATTCCTCGTCTTTTGACCATTCTATGGTCTCCCCTTATTCTTGCAGCCCGAAGATTTCAGATAGCAAGAATAGCAACAGCTCTTTGCCTCTTGTCGGGGATGAAAAGGAATGGGATGAAGTTCAATGCCCCATTTGTATGGAGCAGCCCCACAATGCTGTCTTGTTACTCTGTTCTTCCCATGAGAAAGGTTGTCGTCCTTTTATCTGTGACACGAGCTACCGACACTCCAATTGTTTCGATCAGTTCAGGAAGTTATCATCTGGGAAAGCAAATTTGCATGCTTTATCGGAGGAACTTCAATCTGATCTCGTATGCCCCCTCTGTCGAGGGAAGGTCACAGGTTGGGATGTCGTATACCTTGCGAGAAAATTCTTGAATTCTAAGACGAGAAATTGTTCTTTAGAAACTTGTAGCTTCAGTGGAAACTATGCAGAGCTGAGGAAGCATGCTAGGCTCGAGCACCCATGTGGACGCCCATCAGAGGCCAGTCCCAATCGGCAGGCGAACTGGACCACGCTGCAGCAACAAGGGGACTTCATAGATGCACATGCATACCAGTCGGATATCGAATATGACTCAAACACATGGCCTGGCTGGGATACATTGTTTCCCTTGGATGAGTTGCTGGAAGACGAACTCTGGAGTACAGGAAGCTTGTTTGACCTCCCGAGTGGTATATCCGATGTTGAGGATGATCTGTCAACGATAAACGGTCTCGCAATACCATATTTTAGCCCATACGTTGTTTACCCGGGTGATGACATGGTGGATTCCGACAGCTCAAGAAACGGAGATCTTGACATTATCGATTATGGCAGCTCGAGAAGCGGAGGAGATGGGCCACAGTGGGCCACTGTATCTGGTCCTAGCTTGAATCTTCATTTGGGAAACGCTGCGCCAAGTTCAGGGTCCGGACCAACTAATCATAGTGGAGATGATGCAAATGTTTCAAGCTCAAGACCAAGTTATCAAATGCAAGAAGGTCAGTCGAATTCAAGGTCAAGATCGAGTCATAGCAGGGCAGATGATCCTGCGAGTTCAAGGGCAAGCAATTCAAATGCTTCAAGATCGGGGGTGAGGTATCACAGAGAAATCGATCATGGAAGTTCAAGGCGGAGATCAAGCTATGGTAGGGAAAGCGAACAGCGTTATTCTAGGTCGAGGGAAGTTCCACCTCGAGTAAGAAGGTCTGGTACAAGGAGTTTTCCAGACGCCTAGTGAAAGTCGTGGTTGAGGAGATTAAGCATGTactgtttttgtattttttgcTTTCTTTAACTCtggaaattatttatttttttcatttatggtcgattttattttttttgttgatgcgATTTCCCAAAGATCGATATTTCCAGTGTTCCTCACAAACATAGCATAATAGGAGTATCCAACTTGAGCATACAATGTTTtgtttaaaatacaattttccttgacgaaaataaaaaagaagcaAGTATGGAAAAAGATGGTGCTTGAGTGGCTTTTTTAGTCCTTGAGCATGCATGTCATCTTATTGTAGATTCTTATTACATGCATAATTTcgataaaatattagtattttgtaAAACATGAGGAATGGGATGAATAGTAGTAGTAGACTAGTAGAATGATTTATTGTCAAACTGGAAACTATTAATATTCCAAAGGTACAGACAGGTGCTTGGAAATTACTACTGTAGTCTGTAGTATAATAGAAATACTAGTAATCTAAAACATAATTATGTATTTAAATAGGAAATTAATAACCACGATATGACAATAGGAAGTGCATAAACCATAAATCTTAGAACTGCATAACTTCATTTAGCCAGTTTCTGATACCTTCCCTCTCATCAGCCGCAAGAAAGTGTCCGATCCTGCACCATCAAAATGACTCAAAAGCCCTTAGAGATATCAGAGGAGGAGTGATACATTTAGAAGTACCATCCATATGTCTCGAACGCTATTCTTTGAAAACCGGAACGGGCTCTTTGGCTATGCCTCGGATGAACTATGTTCCAAAAACTAACTAGTGAATAATTGGCCTTTTGCATGATTTTGAAAGAATAGAGATACGTACAAAGCACGTGAAATAGGGAGATCGGGAGAAGGGCAGCCGGATTGAGCGATGGGCGAATGATGCTGCAGGGGTAAAATGGTCAACAATTATTTTAGCCAGTATATGATATGTGCACTCTCTAGCTCATCATTAGGCGAAAGATGGTGTCCGATCCTACAACACGAAGACGAGCAAAATGACTCAAAACTCCTTGAGATATCATTACTTGTATTTAGGATGATAAATTTAGAAGTACCCTCCCTTCATATGTCTGGtaaaatatatattgaaaacCGGATGAGTTTCCAATCTGTGTTTGATGAACGAAGACATCAGTTGTTCCAAAACATAACTAGTGAATATTTGGTAACAAATATTATGCATGattttgaaagaaaaaagaggtagagatatGTACAAAGTCCGTGAGCATGAACGAAGACATCAGTTGTTCCAAAACATAACTAGTGAATATTTGGTAACAAATATTATGCATGattttgaaagaaaaaagaggtagagatatGTACAAAGTCCGTGAGCTAGGAAGATCGGGAGAGTGGCAGCTCTGTTTCTTGATGGACGAATGAGGTTGCGCATGCGGCTGCAAGGGTAAAATGGTCAACATTTTAGTAACACCACCAACTTGTTTGTTTcgtaacatttcataaaatCAAACCTAGCTTGGGGAAGCCAACCATTGAGGGCGAGAATGGCGGTCAAATTGATAGGAGGGTAAGCGTTGCCATTATGATATCGGCCGCGACCAAAGCATGTTGCAGAGTGAAGAGCTACTGCAGCTCCAACGCCAATACCCCCAACACCAAGTTTTACTGCAACCAAACAAATCATCCCGCGTTTTGGATGTCTAAATCACTCCACAagagtgtatatatatatatatatatagcgatgtattaatttccttttcctatatttcctcctttttccttcttaatatcagccattagattagagaaatggacggtcaagatcaacattgggtaattaatcccgtgttgcattatttgtcctattttgtgcattatgagggtacaatagtaatctaataatggctggaaaccgctacgaataatgcaccacatggtcacgagtaatgcatataattgcctatataatgcacaatatgtgaactgcaatgcatacgaacaagatgtgttgtgttatgatgtttgacacacgtttcttgtttcccctaagggtttaataagcttaggggctaaggtatagtacgtagacatgtatgtaatcttcacatggtaacgagtaatggatatatttgactatataatgcacaatttgtgaactgcaatgcatacgaacaagatgtgctgtgttatgatgtttgacacacgtttcttgtttcccctaagggtttaataagcttaggggctagggtatagtacgtacgcattaataacaaattataaaacgatacgaataattcaccaaattgtcacgagtaatggatgttattaactatataatgcacaatatgtgaattgcaatgcatacgaataagatgtaccatgttatgatgtttgacacacgtttcttgtttcccctaagggtttaataagcttaggggctagggtatagtacgtagacattactaaatgcacgtatgtaatcttcaatccgttgattaacccatatacacaatacctctaataatgcataatatactgagataatgacaattaacagctacataatgcactacctaaaccaaataatgcacatacgtatattccaataacaacaatttgttagtaatgtctacgtactataccctagcccctaagcttattaaaccctcaggggaaacaagaaacgtgtgtcaaacatcataacatggtacatcttattcgtatgcattgcagttcacatattgtgcattatatagttaataacatccattactcgtgacaatttggtgaattattcgtatcgttttataatttgttattaatgcgtacgtactataccctagcccctaagcttattaaacccttaggggaaacaagaaatgtgtgtcaaacatcataacacagcacatcttgttcgtatgcattgcagttcacaaattgtgcattatatagtcaattatgtccattactcgttaccatgtgaagattacatacgtgtctacgtactataccctagcccctaagcttattaaacccttaggggaaacaagaaacgtgtgtccaaacatcataacatggtacatcttattcgtatgcattgcagttcacatattgtgcattatatagtcaattatatgcattactcgtgaccatgtggtgcattattcgcagataccaaaatgtggcagttacttttccgtcaaatgtcaataataaccctgtaatgcatacaaccaacttctataatgcaacacggaaccagttttatagaatcaatctgatccattgatgccttagatctaatgcgtaatattaagaaggaaaaaggatctaagatgtgaaaaggagaattaCGCTCCcctagggatgtattcatttccttttcctatatttcctcctttttccttcttaatatcagccattagattagagaaatggacggtcaagatcaacattgggtaattaatcccgtgttgcattatttgtcctattttgtgcattatgagggtacaatagtaatctaataatggctggaaaccgctacgaataatacaccacatggtcacgagtaatgcatataattgcatatataatgcacaatatgtgaactgcaatgcatacgaacaagatgtgttgtgttatgatgtttgacacacgtttcttgtttcccctaagggtttaataagcttaggggctagggtatagtacgtagatatgtatgtaatcttcacatggtaacgagtaattgatatatttgactatataatgcacaatttgtgaactgcaatgcatacgaacaagatgtgttgtgttatgatatttgacacacgtttcttgtttccgctaagggtttaataagcttaggggctagggtatagtacgtacgcattaataacaaattataaaatgatacgaataattcaccaaattgtcacgagtaatggatgttattaactatataatgcacaatatgtgaactgcaatgcatacgaataagatgtaccatgttatgatgtttgacacacgtttcttgtttcccctaagggtttaataagcttaggggctagggtatagtatgtagacattactaaatgcacgtatgtaatcttcaatccgttgattaacccatatacacaatacctctaataatgcataatatactgagataatgacaattaacagctacataatgcactacctaaaccaaataatgcacatacgtatattccaataacaacaatttgttagtaatgtctacgtactataccctagcccctaagcttattaaacccttaggggaaacaagaaacgtgtgtcaaacatcataacatgatacatcttattcgtatgcattgcagttcacatattgtgcattatatagttaataacatccattactcgtgacaatttggtgaattattcgtatcgttttataatttgttattaatgcgtacgtactataccctagcccctaagcttattaaacccttaggggaaacaagaaacgtgtgtcaaacatcataacacagcacatcttgttcgtatgcattgcagttcacaaattgtgcattatatagtcaattatatccattactcgttaccatgtgaagattacatacgtgtctacgtactataccctagcccctaagcttattaaacccttaggggaaacaagaaacgtgtgtccaaacatcataacatggtacatcttattcgtatgcattgcagttcacatattgtgcattatatagtcaattatatgcattactcgtgaccatgtggtgcattattcgcagataccaaaatgtggcagttacttttccgtcaaatgttaataataaccctgtaatgcatacaaccaccttctataatgcaacacggaaccagttttatagaatcaatctgatccgttgatgccttagatctaacgcgtaatattaagaaggaaaaaggatctaagatgtgaaaaggagaataacgctcccctatatatatatatatatatattgaaaacatgaagaaaactaGATTAATTAGTAGACTCTTACTGCCAGCAGGCTCAGTTGAGAGCAAGTTAGCAACGCGTGCTACTGAGGCATCTAAACCTCCCAAGTCGTCGTATGGAGTTTCTTCTGTAGACACAACTCCCATATCGTAATCAAACCCTGACACACAAATATATGCTTGATTTTTGAGTTTAAGTTGCATAATAAGATTGATGTAAAATTTATCTGTTTTTCGTCCTTACATGTTGCGGCATTAAAGCTAGCTACTCCGGGAATGGGGCGAGTTGGAGCAGTTGGGCGGGCATATCCATTTTATCTTTATCATAAAGTTCAATTTTTATAGAAAAACATGAAGCCTTAGAACAAATAGCATTATTATATGTGCTTACATTAGGAAGATTGATTTGTAGCAAGTTTGATTTCCAAGTGCAAAATAAGATCCAACTACTAATGTTCACTCTCttcgaagaaaaaaaaaggaaacaaaggTTTTTGTACATGAGATGCATGCATGAGGTTTTGTGTATTGTTATGGAAATACACATAAAAAACCACCTAATTTTAGATAATGCATATTGCAATTTTATATGACTGCATATCTCCTTTCTCTCATATCATATCTTTATGATATGAGAATATGTATAATGTAATCTTTTAATCTTTACATGGACCCGTCTTCGTTGAGACTGTGAAGCCAAACTATTGTGGCCTTGGGCTCTCCTATAGGATCAACCACAAGTGTTGCATTTGTACCTGATTTTTCACACCCAAAACACTTCATTACAACTACTTGAAGGTTTGCAAAGAAATTATGAACACGAGGGAGAGAATTTGCACTAACTAGAGCCCAATCTTGCTGAACGCGGCGGCATTTTGGTTATCTAACTTAAGTTCTCAAGAATTGAAGAATTCCTTTGTGATACgtgtagaaatcatggaataatatatgtacggtcaatggattttgaccaaataataaaagtgacgagacatctaattttgtgaaattaaatgatatagcgtcaaTCTAccttttacgtagataaatatagtatattcgcattctcaaatccgattttcGGTGAGTgggaaatagtggattaaaattgggcataattagctttaattaaagcttggagtttgagcttagtgaataattaactagtgttaattatctcatattggagaagtgacacatcttttaatgtgcttatattaagtgactttatgttacttaataattatagtggaccaagatgggtgaaagagcccacacgcgcgcgccaccgccgccgcagcccgctcgagcccgtgcccgtggtcgcgggcccgatctcgatcttgatcttggacttggacttggacttgggcTTGGCTCTGgacccgtagtaatctttttagaccaccgctgagtcagcaatccaagtggcttgacacatcgtcaagcgtgacacagtcaaagcctacacggctgccacgtgagaaatctacaagctccacacgcgaaaggcacactcctgccacaagcttgtaaccgccgacggttacgaatgagccatgatgagccttcatggcttggttgaccctgcatggtggcttggtctataaataggctagccattccactgcattagacacATTATTCACAACATTCACacgcataagctctctccctctctctgcattgtttttctgtcgaaagctctgtcctctcctccatccagttcgccggagctctgttgattgcgttgctgcttcaccagag is a window of Salvia splendens isolate huo1 chromosome 3, SspV2, whole genome shotgun sequence DNA encoding:
- the LOC121797174 gene encoding uncharacterized protein LOC121797174 isoform X2, which codes for MEQPHNAVLLLCSSHEKGCRPFICDTSYRHSNCFDQFRKLSSGKANLHALSEELQSDLVCPLCRGKVTGWDVVYLARKFLNSKTRNCSLETCSFSGNYAELRKHARLEHPCGRPSEASPNRQANWTTLQQQGDFIDAHAYQSDIEYDSNTWPGWDTLFPLDELLEDELWSTGSLFDLPSGISDVEDDLSTINGLAIPYFSPYVVYPGDDMVDSDSSRNGDLDIIDYGSSRSGGDGPQWATVSGPSLNLHLGNAAPSSGSGPTNHSGDDANVSSSRPSYQMQEGQSNSRSRSSHSRADDPASSRASNSNASRSGVRYHREIDHGSSRRRSSYGRESEQRYSRSREVPPRVRRSGTRSFPDA
- the LOC121797174 gene encoding uncharacterized protein LOC121797174 isoform X1 codes for the protein MPKDRRVNSSSFDHSMVSPYSCSPKISDSKNSNSSLPLVGDEKEWDEVQCPICMEQPHNAVLLLCSSHEKGCRPFICDTSYRHSNCFDQFRKLSSGKANLHALSEELQSDLVCPLCRGKVTGWDVVYLARKFLNSKTRNCSLETCSFSGNYAELRKHARLEHPCGRPSEASPNRQANWTTLQQQGDFIDAHAYQSDIEYDSNTWPGWDTLFPLDELLEDELWSTGSLFDLPSGISDVEDDLSTINGLAIPYFSPYVVYPGDDMVDSDSSRNGDLDIIDYGSSRSGGDGPQWATVSGPSLNLHLGNAAPSSGSGPTNHSGDDANVSSSRPSYQMQEGQSNSRSRSSHSRADDPASSRASNSNASRSGVRYHREIDHGSSRRRSSYGRESEQRYSRSREVPPRVRRSGTRSFPDA